The Lycium barbarum isolate Lr01 chromosome 10, ASM1917538v2, whole genome shotgun sequence genome includes a region encoding these proteins:
- the LOC132615378 gene encoding 1-deoxy-D-xylulose 5-phosphate reductoisomerase, chloroplastic-like, with protein sequence MKRKECSGTFAKRVQCSASEQPPPAWPGRVVAEPGRQSWDGPKPISIVGSTGSIGTQTLDIVAENPDKFRVVALAAGSNVTLLADQVKTFRPKLVAIRNESLVEELKDALADMEDKPEIIPGEQGVIEVARHPDAVTVVTGIVGCAGLKPTVAAIEAGKDIALANKETLIAGGPFVLPLAHKHKVKILPADSEHSAIFQCIQGLPEGALRRIILTASRGAFRDWPMKKFPSISKAFHVQRWVFILSLFIIFLIHPIVIYFLTNIFIKSHAGIRSYFLKMALKRSSNSFLNSLFIFSFTFLNYASIKYSETLLFRV encoded by the coding sequence ATGAAAAGAAAGGAGTGCAGTGGGACATTTGCTAAGAGGGTTCAGTGTTCAGCTTCAGAACAGCCACCTCCAGCCTGGCCTGGAAGAGTTGTTGCTGAACCAGGCAGGCAGAGTTGGGATGGTCCAAAGCCTATCTCTATTGTTGGGTCAACTGGCTCTATAGGAACTCAGACATTAGATATAGTTGCTGAGAATCCAGACAAGTTTAGAGTTGTTGCACTTGCTGCTGGTTCAAATGTGACTCTTCTTGCTGATCAGGTCAAAACATTCAGACCAAAACTAGTTGCTATTAGAAATGAGTCATTGGTTGAGGAACTCAAAGATGCTCTTGCAGATATGGAAGACAAGCCTGAGATTATACCTGGGGAGCAGGGTGTCATCGAGGTTGCCCGCCATCCGGATGCTGTCACCGTAGTTACAGGAATAGTTGGCTGTGCAGGTTTAAAGCCTACAGTGGCTGCCATAGAAGCAGGAAAGGACATTGCTTTGGCCAATAAAGAGACTCTAATTGCTGGTGGTCCATTTGTCCTTCCTCTTGCACACAAGCATAAAGTGAAGATTCTTCCAGCGGACTCAGAACATTCAGCTATATTCCAGTGCATACAAGGCTTGCCAGAGGGTGCTCTTAGGCGCATCATATTAACTGCTTCTAGAGGGGCTTTCAGGgactggccgatgaagaaatttccgtcgatttccaaggccttccatgtacaaagatgggtttttattttaagtttattcattatttttttaattcatccgatagttatttattttcttactaacatttttattaagtctcacgcaggtatccggagttactttttgaagatggcactcaaaagaagttcaaatagcttcttaaattctttgtttatattttcttttacattcttaaattatgcaagcataaaatatagtgaaactttactttttagggtgtag